A region of Pyxidicoccus parkwaysis DNA encodes the following proteins:
- a CDS encoding DUF6756 family protein, with amino-acid sequence MTDVEREILQAVDTIGLGEADWQKLTPAQAREVVGRAKDAFVRGEPRAWWLSLNHEPAVFPYPKGDAARHLLEHVPVSEGWCWFVPECDEEQYPVFKVRIERIPRVLLECSFFEYYLVGREMDWLLIENDHNEIYFVRRLPSGVVAD; translated from the coding sequence GTGACAGATGTCGAACGTGAGATTCTCCAGGCCGTCGATACCATTGGTCTGGGCGAGGCTGATTGGCAAAAGCTAACTCCGGCGCAAGCGCGTGAGGTTGTTGGCCGAGCGAAGGATGCCTTCGTTCGTGGAGAACCTAGAGCCTGGTGGTTGAGTCTGAATCATGAGCCTGCGGTGTTTCCTTATCCGAAGGGTGACGCTGCAAGGCACTTGCTTGAACACGTTCCGGTGTCGGAAGGTTGGTGTTGGTTTGTTCCGGAGTGTGATGAGGAACAGTATCCGGTTTTTAAGGTTCGCATCGAAAGGATTCCTCGTGTTCTCTTGGAGTGTTCGTTTTTTGAGTACTACTTGGTAGGTCGAGAGATGGATTGGTTGTTGATTGAGAATGACCACAATGAGATTTACTTTGTGCGTCGTTTGCCGAGTGGAGTCGTGGCAGATTGA
- a CDS encoding fibrinogen-like YCDxxxxGGGW domain-containing protein, whose translation MAEVGQALTDELGSVLGSPVATNNTCAALNEHTPACTTQTTAPDRSYYWTAPSTGMFTFTTTGSAFDTVLLLLDAATNASLGCNDDASSTTFQSSLTVNLTAGTRVKIVVDGYSTRCGDYALNISAPTFASCAAVKAAIPNAPDGEYVINPTGTRSIAAYCDMRLGVELCTEDVGVHRGRTRDGSNLDYVMTSLLARTTGLCSVWALRGASDNRPISTLDAAGNPSMGTCQALGFVSDGTLVYCDFGSERGTCGYNVSSGYYRYGNGCTGCTMNDGFYTSYKLQGPMRISSVISSMDGSTRSRCRTR comes from the coding sequence GTGGCGGAGGTGGGTCAGGCGCTGACCGACGAGCTCGGCTCCGTGCTGGGCTCACCGGTCGCCACGAACAATACGTGTGCCGCGCTCAACGAGCACACGCCGGCCTGTACCACCCAGACCACGGCTCCAGACCGCTCCTATTACTGGACCGCGCCCTCCACCGGCATGTTCACCTTCACCACGACGGGCTCCGCCTTCGACACGGTGCTCCTGCTCCTCGATGCGGCCACCAATGCGTCGCTGGGCTGCAACGATGATGCGAGCAGCACGACGTTCCAGTCCTCGCTGACGGTGAACCTCACCGCCGGCACGCGGGTGAAGATTGTCGTCGATGGCTACAGCACCCGATGCGGCGACTACGCGCTCAACATCTCCGCGCCGACCTTCGCGAGCTGCGCGGCGGTGAAGGCCGCGATTCCCAACGCTCCCGATGGGGAGTACGTCATCAACCCGACCGGCACCCGGTCCATCGCCGCCTACTGCGACATGCGGTTGGGGGTCGAGCTCTGCACGGAAGACGTGGGCGTTCACCGGGGACGGACGCGTGATGGCTCGAACCTCGACTACGTCATGACGAGCCTGCTCGCCCGTACGACCGGGCTCTGCAGCGTGTGGGCCCTCCGAGGCGCCAGCGACAATCGTCCCATCAGCACCCTCGACGCCGCTGGGAACCCGAGCATGGGGACCTGTCAGGCTCTGGGTTTCGTGAGTGATGGGACGCTCGTCTATTGTGATTTCGGTAGCGAGCGGGGGACCTGCGGCTACAACGTGAGCAGCGGTTACTATCGATATGGCAATGGCTGCACGGGTTGCACCATGAACGACGGCTTCTACACCTCGTACAAGCTGCAGGGCCCGATGCGGATCTCCTCCGTCATTTCGAGCATGGATGGCAGCACCCGTTCGCGCTGCCGCACGCGCTGA
- a CDS encoding carboxypeptidase-like regulatory domain-containing protein, whose translation MNLRRLCSIFVVPALLATGCGALEDSKAVGDETREASADLATSAVFSGTVRNSAGTVQAGVTVVINGISRTTDSTGRYFMSVVASATGYNLTLRKTGLASTTEFYSAGKTNLNHTLETGFVQTVSPTVDSTVTTPSGVKVNLKANTLVNASGVPATGPVSITVASYDPMRMPGDFTAVNSSGEQVALESVGAVFVGATDASGQALNLATGATATGFIPVPTQVGSMPACVSDGTCRLAMWKFNETTGKWEEKSASMQFGPTGTTFTMQGTSSISGAVPISAGGLGMWNADIEKRTPACTIIELVGFPETCFGTAGTVQFNLKLPNAAGTLMPRTDTMTQASPFIVLYNIRPNVLQDVGITFPAGVPTSCAKNLDISSTPAAAAGYPQYTTTGGVTRFNSGAAWGGTGYPKDPGGNMVDFEDVALGTHPCKSHVQFKTEL comes from the coding sequence ATGAATCTGAGACGTCTGTGCAGCATCTTCGTCGTGCCCGCGCTGCTTGCGACTGGCTGCGGAGCGCTGGAGGACTCGAAGGCCGTGGGCGATGAGACGCGGGAGGCGAGCGCGGACCTCGCCACGTCGGCCGTGTTCTCGGGCACGGTGCGCAACTCGGCGGGCACCGTGCAGGCGGGCGTCACGGTGGTCATCAACGGAATCTCCCGGACCACGGACTCCACCGGCCGGTACTTCATGTCCGTCGTGGCGTCGGCCACCGGTTACAACCTCACCTTGAGGAAGACCGGGTTGGCCTCGACGACCGAGTTCTATTCGGCGGGCAAGACGAACCTCAACCACACCCTGGAGACGGGCTTCGTGCAGACCGTCAGCCCGACGGTGGACAGCACGGTGACCACGCCCAGCGGCGTGAAGGTGAACCTGAAGGCGAACACGCTCGTCAACGCCAGCGGCGTGCCGGCCACGGGCCCGGTCAGCATCACCGTCGCGAGCTATGACCCGATGCGCATGCCGGGCGACTTCACGGCGGTGAACTCCAGCGGGGAACAGGTCGCGCTCGAGTCCGTGGGTGCCGTCTTCGTGGGTGCCACGGATGCCAGCGGCCAGGCCCTCAACCTGGCGACGGGTGCCACCGCGACGGGCTTCATCCCCGTGCCCACGCAGGTGGGCAGCATGCCGGCGTGTGTCTCCGACGGCACCTGCCGGCTCGCGATGTGGAAGTTCAACGAGACGACGGGCAAGTGGGAGGAGAAGTCCGCCAGCATGCAGTTCGGCCCGACGGGCACCACCTTCACCATGCAGGGCACGAGCAGCATCTCCGGCGCCGTCCCCATTAGCGCGGGCGGGTTGGGCATGTGGAACGCGGACATCGAGAAGCGTACGCCCGCCTGTACCATCATCGAGCTCGTGGGCTTCCCGGAGACCTGCTTCGGCACGGCGGGCACCGTCCAGTTCAACCTGAAGCTGCCCAACGCGGCGGGCACGCTCATGCCGCGCACCGACACGATGACCCAGGCGTCGCCCTTCATCGTGCTCTACAACATCCGCCCGAATGTCTTGCAGGATGTGGGAATCACGTTCCCGGCTGGCGTCCCCACGAGCTGCGCGAAGAACCTGGACATCTCCTCCACGCCCGCCGCCGCGGCCGGCTACCCGCAGTACACGACCACGGGCGGAGTCACCCGGTTCAACTCGGGCGCTGCGTGGGGAGGCACCGGCTACCCGAAGGACCCGGGAGGCAACATGGTCGACTTCGAGGACGTGGCCCTGGGCACGCATCCCTGCAAGTCGCACGTGCAGTTCAAGACGGAGCTGTAG
- a CDS encoding Kelch repeat-containing protein — protein sequence MSANTNLSSRIGSIVSLLLVSVAWSGAWAAGWSSAAPMSSPRSLHSATRLANGNVLVAGGFYIVGTAWTYPTAAEQYNPSTNTWTSAGTLLRGRRAHTATLLQDGRVLVTGGEGTTSTLSQAELYNPATNSWTEVASMISPRAFHTAVRLQNGKVLVAGGAPVNSATNAAELYDPATNTWTAVPSMSSARKQHSAALLLDGRVLVAGGYTGTPSYWSSAEVYNPATNSWSSVGSMSTARVLFPLVVLPSGKVLAVSGNSGAGLPPSVDAFDPATNTWAPVAPMAIGRYMHTATVLANGQVLAAGAYGRDSAELYAPATNTWTSAGVMSSIRGEHTATLLTNGKVLVTGGTSGSGHLATADLYSPDVGSDLGSGLGTGLVQADTCAATNDSTPACSAGSTAPDRSFTWTAPSSGTFTVSTTGSSFDTVLSLFDANTGAALGCNDDANANTFQSSVAVTLTAGRQLRIVVDGYRTRCGTLTLNIQ from the coding sequence ATGTCAGCGAATACAAACCTTTCCAGCCGCATTGGCTCCATCGTTTCCCTGCTCCTCGTCAGCGTGGCGTGGAGTGGGGCCTGGGCAGCGGGCTGGTCGTCCGCGGCGCCGATGTCGAGCCCCCGGTCCCTGCACAGCGCGACCCGGCTGGCGAACGGCAATGTGCTGGTGGCGGGCGGCTTCTACATCGTCGGCACGGCCTGGACCTACCCGACCGCCGCCGAGCAGTACAACCCCTCGACCAATACGTGGACATCGGCCGGCACCCTGCTCCGTGGGCGCCGGGCCCATACCGCCACGCTGTTGCAGGACGGCAGGGTGCTCGTCACGGGAGGTGAGGGCACCACCAGCACCCTGTCCCAGGCCGAGCTGTACAACCCGGCGACCAACTCGTGGACGGAAGTGGCCTCCATGATCAGCCCGCGCGCCTTCCATACGGCGGTCCGGCTGCAGAACGGGAAGGTGCTGGTGGCGGGGGGCGCTCCCGTCAATTCGGCGACGAACGCGGCCGAGCTGTACGACCCGGCGACCAACACCTGGACGGCCGTGCCTTCCATGAGCAGCGCCCGCAAGCAGCACAGCGCGGCCCTGCTGCTGGATGGACGGGTGCTGGTGGCGGGTGGCTACACCGGGACTCCCTCCTACTGGTCCAGTGCCGAGGTGTACAACCCGGCGACCAACTCCTGGTCGTCCGTGGGCTCCATGAGCACGGCCCGGGTGCTGTTCCCCCTGGTGGTCCTCCCCAGCGGCAAGGTGCTGGCGGTGAGCGGAAACAGCGGAGCGGGCCTGCCGCCCAGCGTGGATGCATTCGACCCGGCGACCAACACCTGGGCTCCGGTGGCGCCCATGGCAATCGGCCGCTACATGCACACCGCGACCGTGCTCGCGAACGGCCAGGTCCTGGCGGCGGGAGCCTACGGCCGGGACAGCGCCGAGCTCTACGCGCCGGCGACCAACACCTGGACGAGCGCCGGCGTGATGAGCAGCATCCGCGGTGAGCACACCGCGACCCTCCTCACCAATGGGAAGGTCCTGGTGACGGGTGGAACCAGCGGCAGCGGCCACCTCGCGACCGCCGACCTGTATTCGCCCGACGTGGGGAGCGACCTGGGCTCGGGACTGGGCACGGGCCTGGTGCAGGCGGACACGTGCGCCGCCACCAACGATTCCACGCCCGCGTGCAGCGCCGGCAGCACCGCGCCGGACCGGAGCTTCACCTGGACGGCGCCCTCGTCCGGCACCTTCACCGTGTCGACGACGGGCTCCTCCTTCGACACCGTGCTGTCCCTCTTCGACGCGAACACCGGCGCGGCGCTCGGGTGCAACGACGACGCGAACGCCAACACGTTCCAGTCGTCCGTCGCCGTGACGCTCACGGCGGGCCGGCAGCTTCGCATCGTCGTGGATGGCTACCGCACGCGGTGCGGCACCCTCACCCTCAACATCCAGTAG
- a CDS encoding M4 family metallopeptidase produces the protein MAAKHALAEPGGKVHERLTQSVAGVPVFGAQSIVHLNGDGSIASITDKFARDLKVDTQPGIGSDRAIQAAVAQMAAGSVLTSAPKVDLQILPNALGKGGQLTWRVQLEAVSAEGEPQQPNIFVNAQTGETALKFDNIKTSRNRKTYTANNRTTLPGTLVRSETSAPSSDAVLNQAHDNAGFVYDFYATKFGRDSYDGLGTNLISSVHYSKNYVNAFWNGTQMVYGDGDGVQSAPLTVLDVVGHELTHAVTDTSSELVYSGESGALNEAMSDVFGASIEAFRDGAVSANTWKVGEECWTPATAGDALRYMNDPAIAGDYDYYPTRYTGTSDNGGVHWNSGIANLAFKLMVTGGTHPRGKTTTVVPALDANPYTSIMMGAAIFYRANTVYLTPNSTFTDARGATAQAAQELYGATAAAAVNAGWTAVGVAAPPTWTVIQTINNLSGSRNSSTTYTHVTPAGATAMKFQTTGGTGDADMYVKFGSAPTTTSYDCISGSATATESCTINGAKQGTYYVLIKGYTAYSGVTYTVSSGQ, from the coding sequence GTGGCGGCGAAGCACGCGCTGGCCGAGCCGGGGGGCAAGGTCCACGAGCGTCTGACGCAGAGCGTTGCCGGTGTTCCGGTGTTCGGCGCGCAGTCCATCGTCCACCTGAACGGGGACGGCAGCATCGCCTCCATCACGGACAAGTTCGCGCGTGACCTCAAGGTGGACACGCAGCCGGGCATCGGCTCGGACCGGGCCATCCAGGCCGCCGTGGCGCAGATGGCCGCGGGCAGCGTGCTGACGAGCGCGCCGAAGGTGGACCTGCAGATTCTTCCGAACGCCCTCGGCAAGGGCGGGCAGCTGACGTGGCGGGTGCAGCTCGAGGCCGTCTCGGCCGAGGGCGAGCCGCAGCAGCCGAACATCTTCGTCAACGCGCAGACCGGCGAGACGGCGCTGAAGTTCGACAACATCAAGACGAGCCGCAACCGCAAGACGTACACGGCCAACAACCGCACCACGCTGCCCGGCACGCTGGTGCGCAGCGAGACCTCGGCGCCCTCGAGCGACGCGGTGCTGAACCAGGCGCACGACAACGCGGGCTTCGTGTACGACTTCTACGCCACGAAGTTCGGGCGTGACAGCTACGACGGCCTGGGGACGAACCTCATCTCGTCGGTGCACTACAGCAAGAACTACGTGAACGCGTTCTGGAACGGGACGCAGATGGTGTACGGCGACGGCGACGGCGTGCAGTCCGCCCCGCTGACGGTGCTGGACGTGGTGGGCCACGAACTGACGCACGCCGTGACGGACACCTCCTCCGAGCTCGTCTACTCGGGTGAGTCCGGCGCCCTCAACGAGGCGATGTCCGACGTCTTCGGCGCCTCCATCGAGGCGTTCCGGGATGGCGCGGTCAGCGCGAACACCTGGAAGGTGGGCGAGGAGTGCTGGACGCCGGCCACCGCGGGCGACGCGCTCCGCTACATGAACGACCCGGCCATCGCGGGTGACTATGACTACTACCCGACCCGGTACACCGGCACTTCGGACAACGGTGGCGTGCACTGGAACTCGGGCATCGCGAACCTGGCGTTCAAGCTGATGGTGACGGGCGGCACGCACCCGCGCGGCAAGACGACCACGGTGGTGCCGGCGCTCGACGCGAATCCGTACACGAGCATCATGATGGGCGCGGCCATCTTCTACCGGGCCAACACGGTGTACCTGACGCCGAACAGCACCTTCACCGACGCGCGCGGCGCCACGGCGCAGGCGGCGCAGGAGCTGTACGGCGCGACGGCGGCGGCCGCGGTGAACGCCGGCTGGACGGCGGTGGGCGTGGCGGCTCCTCCGACGTGGACGGTCATCCAGACCATCAACAACCTGTCGGGCTCGCGCAACAGCAGCACGACCTACACCCACGTCACGCCGGCTGGCGCCACGGCGATGAAGTTCCAGACGACGGGCGGCACGGGTGACGCGGACATGTACGTGAAGTTCGGCAGCGCGCCGACGACGACGAGCTACGACTGCATCTCCGGGAGCGCCACCGCGACGGAGTCCTGCACCATCAACGGCGCGAAGCAGGGCACGTACTACGTCCTCATCAAGGGCTACACGGCGTACTCCGGCGTCACCTACACGGTGAGCTCCGGCCAGTAG
- a CDS encoding ATP-binding protein has translation MLKLQWLQVHRFRAVQPGTRLTFSPSFNVLLGENGTGKTTLLDLVAAVASSDFSALRTEAFDLEYAMASDTGRITVRVRNEAGDSGSGLVMDLVVAPGDMAWPLVIHREGQQVTVSRQDDTSDVVHERIAPEVGGRLWLVLMSGGIAWVEKTGEGTAAVEPLLAMAREVSAQAGLGRFDEGLAYFEQLLQVELRLSRRAEGVLATGTGLASEDLLDGLRKVAAAQWGSARYVLPADCIPFLRDSARLLGFTSAEALLAPLETQPQGKYETLSLGHLDLVFTGPGGQRVSARELGYGQKRLVAFLHYLAHARAVVVADELAHALHPRQLRAGMEQLGQRQSFLTSQSPLLLDSLRFESPEHVRATFVRCRRDEGSGAVVWEDLSPGVAEEFFTAYRAAPQRVGELLQARGLW, from the coding sequence ATGCTCAAGCTCCAGTGGCTTCAGGTCCACAGGTTCCGCGCCGTGCAGCCCGGGACGCGGCTGACGTTCAGCCCGTCGTTCAACGTGCTCCTCGGTGAGAACGGCACCGGGAAGACGACGCTGCTGGACCTGGTGGCCGCCGTGGCGAGCTCGGACTTCAGCGCGCTGCGGACGGAGGCGTTCGACCTCGAATACGCGATGGCCTCCGACACCGGCCGAATCACCGTGCGCGTGCGCAACGAGGCCGGGGACTCGGGCAGCGGGCTCGTCATGGACCTCGTCGTCGCGCCTGGGGACATGGCGTGGCCGCTCGTCATCCACCGCGAGGGGCAGCAAGTCACGGTGTCCCGCCAGGACGACACCTCGGACGTCGTGCACGAGCGCATCGCTCCCGAGGTGGGCGGACGGCTGTGGCTGGTGCTCATGTCCGGCGGCATCGCCTGGGTGGAGAAGACGGGCGAGGGCACCGCCGCCGTGGAGCCGCTGCTCGCCATGGCGCGTGAGGTATCCGCGCAGGCGGGCCTGGGCCGCTTCGACGAGGGGCTCGCGTACTTCGAGCAGCTCCTCCAGGTGGAGCTGCGCCTGTCGCGGCGCGCGGAGGGCGTGCTCGCCACTGGCACCGGCCTCGCGTCCGAGGACCTGCTGGACGGGCTGCGCAAGGTGGCCGCCGCGCAGTGGGGCTCCGCGCGGTACGTGCTACCCGCGGACTGCATTCCCTTCCTGCGCGACTCCGCGCGGCTGCTCGGCTTCACCTCCGCGGAGGCGCTGCTGGCGCCGCTGGAGACGCAGCCGCAGGGCAAGTACGAGACGCTGTCGCTGGGCCACCTGGACCTCGTCTTCACTGGCCCTGGCGGGCAGCGCGTCTCCGCGCGCGAGCTGGGTTACGGGCAGAAGCGGCTCGTAGCGTTCCTGCACTACCTCGCCCATGCGCGCGCGGTGGTGGTGGCGGATGAATTGGCGCACGCGCTCCATCCGCGCCAGCTTCGCGCGGGGATGGAGCAGCTCGGGCAGCGGCAGTCGTTCCTCACCAGCCAGAGCCCGCTGCTCCTCGACAGCCTCCGCTTCGAGTCGCCCGAGCACGTGCGCGCCACCTTCGTGCGCTGCCGCCGCGACGAGGGCTCCGGCGCCGTCGTCTGGGAGGACCTGTCCCCCGGAGTCGCCGAGGAGTTCTTCACCGCGTACCGCGCCGCGCCCCAGCGCGTGGGCGAGCTGCTCCAGGCGCGCGGGCTCTGGTAG
- a CDS encoding alpha/beta fold hydrolase encodes MTMLSVNGTELHYEDTGGSGTPIVFSHGLLWNTRLYDPQVDALRGRYRCISYDHRGQGQSAVPPESVIDMETLYLDAIGLIEKLGVKPVHFVGLSMGGFIGMRLASRRPDLLRSLVLLETSGEPEPLANVPRYTLLNLIARLAGMRPVADPVMRIMFGKSFLNDPNRAEERSQWRTRLMENRKDIWRAVNGVIKRRGISEELPSIRVPTLIVVGEEDVATVPAKAEKLHQLIPGSRLVRLPRGGHSVTVEEPALVNATLGTFLDAQSEQSAARVG; translated from the coding sequence ATGACGATGCTGTCTGTCAATGGAACCGAGTTGCACTACGAGGACACGGGAGGCTCCGGAACGCCTATCGTCTTCAGCCATGGCCTGCTGTGGAACACGCGCCTGTATGACCCGCAGGTAGACGCGCTGCGCGGCCGTTACCGCTGCATCTCGTATGACCACCGGGGCCAGGGCCAAAGCGCGGTGCCGCCGGAGAGCGTCATCGACATGGAGACGCTGTACCTCGACGCGATTGGCCTCATCGAGAAGCTCGGCGTGAAGCCGGTCCACTTCGTGGGCCTGTCCATGGGCGGCTTCATCGGCATGCGGCTCGCGTCGCGGCGGCCGGACCTGCTGCGCTCGCTGGTGCTGCTGGAGACGTCCGGCGAGCCCGAGCCCCTGGCCAACGTGCCGCGCTACACGCTGCTCAACCTCATCGCCCGGCTCGCGGGCATGCGGCCGGTGGCGGACCCGGTGATGCGCATCATGTTCGGCAAGAGCTTCCTCAACGACCCGAACCGCGCCGAGGAGCGCTCCCAGTGGCGCACGCGGCTGATGGAGAACCGCAAGGACATCTGGCGCGCGGTGAATGGCGTCATCAAGCGCCGCGGCATCAGCGAGGAGTTGCCCAGCATCCGCGTGCCCACGCTCATCGTCGTGGGCGAGGAGGACGTGGCCACCGTCCCCGCGAAGGCCGAGAAGCTCCACCAGCTCATCCCCGGCTCGCGCCTGGTGCGTCTGCCGCGCGGCGGCCACTCCGTCACCGTGGAGGAGCCCGCGCTCGTCAATGCCACGCTGGGCACGTTCCTCGACGCGCAGTCCGAGCAGAGCGCCGCTCGCGTGGGTTGA
- a CDS encoding DUF427 domain-containing protein encodes MPVAKWNGVVIAESPRCEKVEGNCYFPADAIRREYFRPSDTHTVCPWKGTASYYDVVVNGQVNKDAAWFYPEPKAAASNITGHVAFWRGVTVEG; translated from the coding sequence ATGCCCGTGGCGAAGTGGAACGGAGTGGTCATCGCGGAGAGCCCGCGCTGCGAGAAGGTGGAGGGCAACTGCTACTTCCCGGCGGACGCCATCCGCCGCGAGTACTTCCGCCCCAGCGACACGCACACCGTCTGCCCATGGAAGGGCACGGCGAGCTACTACGACGTCGTCGTCAACGGACAGGTGAACAAGGACGCCGCCTGGTTCTACCCGGAGCCGAAGGCCGCCGCGTCCAACATCACCGGACACGTGGCCTTCTGGCGCGGGGTGACGGTGGAGGGCTGA
- a CDS encoding ABC transporter permease, producing MDTFLQDMRYALRGLLRDRGFTFVAVLTLALGIGANTVIFSFLDALMLRPFDFPELDRLVFIVESTPGYSRNQVSAAVADELHRNAPALERASAFQSWDLNLTGTTEPERLVGYRVTPDFFGVLGVGAASGRTLQSDDGKSEHVVVLSHALWERRFGSDPSMVGRTVTLDGEPYTVVGVMPPDFRFPKAAQLWVPMELPANAQAMWTEHSYQAVARLKEGQSLQSLRSQLALVEPRMSQEDPGHRVSALPLREYGDAPIRLMLYVLMAATVLVLGVACANVGGMLLARAARRSQEMAIRGALGAVQSRLARQMLTESLLLSLLGAGAGLLVALWGINLMRAGVPADVGRFVPGWDKVGLDARVLGFTLVAAVGATLAFGLAPALRASRVQPADVLRREGRGGGAGRQRLRQILVAAQLAFALVLTVCAALNARSFASMMEAPAGFNREKLLTLKFGMGERRYPDNASVVRFQDEALAKLSTLPGVQGVAATNNLPLGPSWSRGTLQVEGEEPTAPGNVRYVFFQVVTEDYFKVMSIPLREGVAFTPQDSETAPLTVIISQTLARRHFPDGSAVGRRLSMNSVDGKPVWRTVVGVVGDVQVATFGSGAGDFGAVYLPQRQETTRDIYLALRTTGEPLTLTTSVRNALAELDAELPLTSVKPMKQVVDETLLAPRYAVVLLLVFAGVALLLSAVGVYGVIAYGVSQRTHEIGVRMALGARSADVVWMVMRQGMWPTLTGVGVGLAGAVGAGRAMSGLLYGVQPFEPVLFTVMALFLIAVAVLATLIPVRHAVRVDPVIALRSE from the coding sequence ATGGACACCTTCCTGCAGGACATGCGTTACGCGTTGCGCGGGCTGCTGCGCGACCGGGGCTTCACCTTCGTCGCGGTGCTGACGCTGGCGCTGGGCATCGGCGCCAACACCGTCATCTTCAGCTTCCTCGACGCGCTGATGCTGCGGCCCTTCGACTTCCCGGAGCTCGACAGGCTGGTCTTCATCGTCGAGTCGACGCCGGGATACTCGCGCAACCAGGTCTCCGCGGCGGTGGCGGACGAGCTGCACCGCAACGCGCCCGCGCTGGAGCGCGCCTCCGCCTTCCAGTCGTGGGACTTGAACCTCACCGGCACGACGGAGCCCGAGCGCCTCGTCGGCTACCGCGTCACGCCGGACTTCTTCGGCGTGCTGGGCGTGGGAGCCGCCTCGGGCCGCACGCTCCAGTCGGATGACGGCAAGTCGGAGCACGTGGTGGTGCTGAGCCACGCGCTGTGGGAGCGGCGCTTCGGCTCGGACCCGTCCATGGTGGGCCGCACGGTGACGCTCGACGGCGAGCCCTACACCGTGGTGGGCGTCATGCCGCCGGACTTCCGCTTCCCCAAGGCCGCGCAGCTCTGGGTACCCATGGAGCTGCCCGCCAACGCGCAGGCGATGTGGACCGAGCACTCGTACCAGGCGGTGGCACGGCTGAAGGAGGGCCAGTCGCTCCAGTCGCTGCGCTCGCAGCTCGCGCTGGTGGAGCCGCGCATGTCGCAGGAGGACCCCGGCCACCGCGTGTCCGCCCTGCCCCTGCGCGAGTACGGCGACGCGCCCATCCGGCTGATGCTGTACGTGCTGATGGCGGCCACGGTGCTGGTGCTCGGCGTGGCCTGCGCCAACGTGGGCGGCATGCTGCTGGCGCGCGCGGCGCGGCGCTCGCAGGAGATGGCCATTCGCGGCGCGCTGGGCGCCGTCCAGTCACGGCTCGCGCGGCAGATGCTCACGGAGAGCCTGCTGCTGTCGCTGCTGGGCGCGGGGGCCGGCCTGCTGGTGGCGCTGTGGGGCATCAACCTGATGCGCGCGGGCGTGCCCGCGGACGTGGGCCGCTTCGTGCCGGGCTGGGACAAGGTGGGCCTGGATGCCCGCGTGCTGGGCTTCACCCTGGTGGCGGCGGTGGGCGCCACGCTGGCCTTCGGACTGGCACCGGCGCTGAGGGCCTCGCGCGTGCAGCCCGCGGACGTGCTGCGGCGCGAGGGCCGGGGCGGCGGCGCGGGCCGGCAGCGGCTGCGGCAGATTCTGGTGGCCGCGCAGCTCGCCTTCGCGCTGGTGCTCACCGTGTGCGCGGCGCTCAACGCGCGCAGCTTCGCGTCGATGATGGAGGCCCCGGCGGGCTTCAACCGCGAGAAGCTGCTCACGCTGAAGTTCGGAATGGGCGAGCGGCGCTACCCGGACAACGCCTCGGTGGTGCGCTTCCAGGACGAGGCGCTGGCGAAGCTCTCCACCCTGCCCGGCGTGCAGGGCGTGGCCGCGACGAACAACCTCCCCCTGGGCCCGAGCTGGAGCCGAGGCACGCTGCAGGTGGAGGGCGAGGAGCCTACCGCGCCCGGCAACGTGCGCTACGTCTTCTTCCAGGTGGTGACGGAGGACTACTTCAAAGTGATGTCCATTCCGCTGCGCGAGGGCGTGGCCTTCACGCCGCAGGACTCGGAGACGGCGCCGCTGACGGTCATCATCAGCCAGACGCTCGCGCGCCGGCACTTCCCGGACGGCAGCGCGGTGGGCCGCCGCCTCTCCATGAACAGCGTGGACGGCAAGCCCGTGTGGCGCACGGTGGTGGGCGTGGTGGGCGACGTGCAGGTGGCCACCTTCGGCAGCGGCGCCGGTGACTTCGGCGCGGTGTACCTGCCGCAGCGCCAGGAGACGACGCGGGACATCTACCTCGCGCTGCGCACCACGGGTGAGCCGCTCACGCTGACGACGTCCGTGCGCAACGCGCTGGCGGAATTGGACGCGGAGCTGCCGCTGACCAGCGTGAAGCCGATGAAGCAGGTGGTGGACGAGACGCTGCTCGCGCCGCGCTACGCGGTGGTGCTGCTGCTCGTCTTCGCGGGCGTCGCGCTTCTCCTCAGCGCGGTGGGCGTCTATGGCGTCATCGCCTACGGCGTCAGCCAGCGCACGCACGAGATTGGCGTGCGCATGGCGCTGGGCGCGCGCTCGGCGGACGTGGTGTGGATGGTGATGCGGCAGGGCATGTGGCCCACGCTGACGGGCGTGGGCGTGGGGCTGGCGGGAGCGGTGGGCGCCGGACGCGCCATGTCGGGACTGCTCTACGGCGTGCAGCCCTTCGAGCCCGTGCTCTTCACCGTCATGGCGCTGTTCCTGATTGCCGTGGCGGTGCTGGCCACGCTGATTCCCGTGCGCCACGCCGTCCGCGTGGACCCGGTCATCGCGCTGCGCTCGGAGTAG